From Enhydrobacter sp., the proteins below share one genomic window:
- the lpdA gene encoding dihydrolipoyl dehydrogenase, translating into MADTAFDLIVVGGGPGGYVAAIRAAQLGMKTAVVEREHMGGICLNWGCIPTKALLRTSEVYGLIKHADAYGLSVKDVSFDPKKIVERSRKVAGQLSNGVKGLMKKNKIAVFDGTAKLAGAGKLAVAMNDKSNATLSYKHVILATGARARQLPGLESDGKLVWTYKEAMVPPVFPKSLLVIGSGAIGIEFASFYRTMGAEVTVCEVVDRILPVEDEEVSAFAKRAFEKQGMKILTGATVSGLKKGANSVTATITAGGKSQQITVDRVISAVGIVGNVENLGLEGTKVKVEKTHIVIDQWGFTGEPNVYAIGDVAGPPWLAHKAMHEGVVVVEKIAGVKGVHPMNAANIPGCTYCQPQVASIGMTEVAAKAKGLQIKVGKFPFIGNGKAIALGEPEGFVKTIFDARTGELLGAHMIGAEVTELIQGYSVAKTLETTEAELMATVFPHPTLSEMMHESVLAAYGRTLHI; encoded by the coding sequence ATGGCCGACACCGCATTCGACTTGATCGTCGTGGGGGGCGGGCCGGGCGGCTACGTCGCCGCCATCCGCGCCGCGCAGCTCGGCATGAAGACCGCCGTCGTCGAGCGCGAGCACATGGGCGGCATCTGCCTCAACTGGGGGTGCATCCCGACCAAGGCGCTGCTGCGCACGTCGGAGGTCTACGGCCTCATCAAGCATGCCGACGCCTATGGCCTGTCGGTGAAGGACGTGTCGTTCGACCCGAAGAAGATCGTCGAACGTTCGCGCAAGGTGGCGGGACAGCTCAGCAACGGCGTCAAAGGCCTGATGAAGAAGAACAAGATCGCGGTGTTCGACGGCACAGCGAAGCTCGCCGGCGCGGGCAAGCTGGCGGTGGCGATGAACGACAAGAGCAACGCCACGCTCTCCTACAAGCACGTGATCCTGGCGACCGGCGCGCGCGCCCGCCAGCTCCCTGGCCTCGAGTCCGACGGAAAGCTCGTCTGGACCTACAAGGAGGCCATGGTGCCGCCGGTGTTCCCGAAGTCGCTGCTGGTGATCGGGTCCGGTGCGATCGGCATCGAGTTCGCCAGTTTCTACCGCACCATGGGGGCGGAGGTGACGGTTTGCGAGGTCGTCGATCGCATCCTGCCGGTCGAGGACGAGGAAGTGTCGGCCTTCGCCAAGCGGGCCTTCGAGAAGCAGGGCATGAAGATCCTCACCGGGGCCACGGTCTCCGGGCTGAAGAAGGGGGCCAACAGCGTCACGGCGACGATCACCGCCGGCGGCAAGAGCCAGCAGATCACTGTCGATCGCGTCATCTCGGCCGTCGGCATCGTCGGCAATGTCGAGAATCTCGGGCTCGAGGGCACCAAGGTGAAGGTCGAGAAGACCCATATCGTGATCGACCAATGGGGCTTCACCGGTGAACCGAATGTCTACGCGATCGGCGACGTGGCCGGCCCGCCGTGGCTCGCCCACAAGGCGATGCACGAAGGCGTCGTGGTCGTGGAGAAGATCGCCGGCGTCAAGGGCGTGCACCCGATGAACGCGGCCAACATTCCGGGCTGCACCTATTGCCAGCCCCAGGTCGCGAGCATCGGCATGACCGAAGTCGCCGCCAAGGCCAAGGGCCTGCAGATCAAGGTCGGCAAGTTCCCGTTCATCGGCAACGGCAAGGCGATCGCGCTCGGCGAACCCGAGGGCTTCGTCAAGACGATTTTCGATGCGAGGACCGGCGAATTGCTGGGCGCCCACATGATCGGTGCGGAAGTGACCGAGCTGATCCAGGGCTACAGCGTCGCCAAGACGCTGGAGACGACGGAAGCCGAGCTGATGGCCACGGTCTTCCCGCATCCGACGCTGTCGGAGATGATGCACGAATCGGTGCTGGCGGCTTATGGCCGGACGCTCCATATCTGA
- a CDS encoding pyruvate dehydrogenase complex dihydrolipoamide acetyltransferase: MSINILMPALSPTMTEGKLAKWHVKVGDAVKSGQVICEIETDKATMEVEAVDEGRIGQIVVAEGAEGVQVNAVIAILLEEGEKEVAAAAAPPAASAKPAPAETTAAAPAPKPAPVPKAAPAQSAAAASGGRIFASPLAKRIAADKGVDLAGLKGSGPNGRIVKADVESARPGAARPPAAAPAPRSTAAAAPLATAPGDTRVPHSSVRKVIARRMLESKQTVPHFYLSVDFEIDALLAARRAINGAASKRGAKVSVNDMLIKACAKALRDHPDCNASWTEEAMIQYGAVDVSVAVATDRGLITPIVRNADMKGLAQISVEMKDLADRAKVGKLKLDEFQGGGFTISNLGMFGIKDFAAIINPPQAMILAVGVGEPRPVVRDGQVVVRTMMSCTLAVDHRVVDGAMGAQFLQTLRTYVEQPAAMLV; the protein is encoded by the coding sequence ATGTCGATCAACATCCTGATGCCGGCGCTGTCACCCACCATGACCGAAGGCAAGCTCGCGAAGTGGCACGTCAAGGTGGGCGATGCGGTGAAGTCTGGGCAGGTGATCTGCGAGATCGAGACCGACAAGGCGACCATGGAGGTCGAGGCGGTCGACGAAGGTCGGATCGGCCAGATCGTCGTTGCCGAGGGCGCCGAGGGCGTTCAAGTGAACGCGGTCATCGCCATTCTGCTGGAAGAGGGCGAGAAGGAGGTGGCTGCGGCGGCCGCACCGCCGGCCGCCTCGGCCAAGCCAGCTCCCGCCGAGACGACTGCTGCCGCCCCGGCGCCGAAGCCCGCACCCGTGCCGAAGGCAGCTCCGGCCCAGTCGGCCGCGGCAGCGTCGGGGGGACGGATTTTCGCCTCGCCTCTCGCCAAACGCATTGCCGCCGACAAGGGGGTCGATCTGGCGGGCCTCAAGGGCTCGGGGCCCAATGGCCGCATCGTCAAGGCGGATGTCGAGAGCGCCAGACCCGGCGCCGCGCGTCCACCGGCGGCAGCTCCTGCGCCGCGATCCACGGCGGCGGCGGCTCCGCTGGCCACGGCGCCGGGCGACACCCGCGTGCCGCACAGTTCGGTCCGCAAGGTCATCGCGCGCCGCATGCTCGAGTCCAAGCAAACGGTGCCGCACTTCTACTTATCGGTCGATTTCGAGATCGACGCATTGCTGGCGGCCCGTCGGGCGATCAACGGCGCGGCGAGCAAGCGCGGTGCCAAGGTGTCGGTCAACGACATGCTGATCAAGGCGTGTGCCAAGGCGCTGCGCGACCACCCGGACTGCAACGCCTCGTGGACCGAGGAGGCGATGATCCAGTACGGGGCGGTCGACGTTTCCGTCGCCGTCGCCACCGACCGCGGCCTGATCACGCCGATCGTGCGCAATGCCGACATGAAAGGTCTGGCGCAGATATCTGTCGAGATGAAGGATCTCGCCGACCGTGCCAAGGTGGGCAAGCTCAAGCTCGACGAGTTCCAGGGCGGCGGCTTCACCATCTCGAACCTCGGCATGTTCGGCATCAAGGACTTCGCCGCCATCATCAATCCGCCGCAGGCGATGATCCTCGCGGTCGGCGTCGGCGAGCCGCGGCCGGTCGTGCGCGATGGTCAGGTCGTGGTGCGCACAATGATGAGCTGCACGCTCGCCGTCGACCACCGTGTCGTGGACGGCGCCATGGGCGCGCAGTTCCTGCAGACGCTGCGGACATATGTCGAGCAGCCGGCGGCGATGCTGGTCTAG